The Sinorhizobium fredii USDA 257 region CGCATACCGCCAAGGTCGGCTGCGACGTAGTCCGCCGGTATTCGCTCGAGCTCCTCTTCCGTTTCCATCGAGAAACGCGGCCACTCGGCCGAATAGGCGCAACAGGCGCCGCAGCTCTGACAATCGAAGTCCTGGATGGGAGAAATAGTCATGGGCCTAGCCTAGCACGAAGCCGTAAGCGTCGAAATGGCCAAGCCGGTTCTCACGCCTCTACCGCATCGCGCCTGGCGATCTCATAGTCCTCGGTATGCACCAGCACGCCGTCGGCGGTGATCACGGCGATGCCGTAGGCCGCCGGCTCGTCGACGGACAGCGAGGCGTCCGGTATGTCGAACGGCATTGGCTGCTGGTGGACCGGACTCTTGAAGATCGAGAACGGAATGCCGCGGCTGGAACCGCTGATGGTGCGATGCACGTGGCCGGCGAAGATGTGGCGGACATTGCCGTGCCGTTTCACGAGCCCGTAGAATTGCTCCTCGTTGATGAGTCGGATCATGTCGATACCCGCAAATCCGCTGGCATGCGGCGGGTGGTGCATGAAGATCAGAACCGGCCGGTCGCCGGCGCTGCCGAGCTGTCTGTCGAGCCAGACGAGGCGCCTTTCGCACAGATGGCCGGCATGGCTCATCGGGTAGTCGTAGGGTGGCGCAAACAGCGTATCGAGCAAAACGGCACGGCAATCGGCAAAATCGATCACCTGCTGCACGAAGCCATTTTCGTCTGTCGCAGCCTCCGGGAACACCTCCAGGAAAACCTCGCGCCGATCATGATTGCCGAGCATGATGGCTGCAGGAGGGATCAGTTCGGAGAACAGGTCTTTCAACCGTTCATAGGACGCGCGGTCCGCCTGGTGCGTGAGGTCGCCTGCAAAAACCACCCGATCCGCATCCGCATGGTAGCGGTTGACATGGGTGATGCCGTTGGCGAGCCGCCGATAGGGGTCGATCCCGATGATCGTCGTGCCGTCGGGAACCATATGAAGGTCGGTAAAGACGATGAATTTTGTCATGGGCGGGCGTCGCAATAATGCATAAGCCACGCTCCTCCGCTTGCGTTCGACGGTCAAGCGGCATCTTTGGGCTGGTCGCGGTGATGCTGTTGCGCCCAGAGCCGACAGGCGATCTCTTGCGGCTCGAGCATGAACGCGCTATGGGTCAGCTTACGGCTCTGATATATCAGTTTGCCCTTTTGACGCGATATCCGGAGATACGGTGATGAGATGGAAGCGCACGATCCAGTTGCTGGACGTTCACTGCGAGGGCGAGATCGGCAAGGTGGCGATCGGCGGCGTGCCGAAGATCCCGGGCAACACGATCGCCGAGCAGCTGAACCACATCAACACGGTGGATGACAGCCTGCGCCGCTTCCTCTGCCTAGAGCCGCGCTCCGGATCGATCGGTTCCGTCAACCTGCTGGTGCCGCCGAAGCGGCCGGAGGCGGATGCCGGCTTCATCATCCTGCAGGCCGACCAGGCCCATGCCATGTCTGGTTCCAATTCGATCTGCGTGACGACGGCGCTGCTCGAATCCGGAATGATCGAGATGAAGGAGCCCGAAACCGTGGTGATGCTCGATACGGCGGCGGGCCTCGTGAAGGCGACAGCCACCTGCCGCGACGGACGCTGTGAGCGGGTAAAACTCACCATGGTGCCGTCCTTCGTCCAGGAACTGGATGTCGAGGTGGACACGCCAGAATGGGGCCGCATCAAGCTCGATCTCTGCTTCGGCGGCGTGTTCTACGCGCTGGTCGATGTCCGCCAGATCGGCACCACGATCGACAAGGCGAATGCCCGCCGGATCGTCGAAGCGGGTATGGCTCTGAAGGACATCGTCAACCGCGCGCTGCCGGTGGTGC contains the following coding sequences:
- the spdA gene encoding 2', 3'cyclic nucleotide phosphodiesterase SpdA, whose translation is MTKFIVFTDLHMVPDGTTIIGIDPYRRLANGITHVNRYHADADRVVFAGDLTHQADRASYERLKDLFSELIPPAAIMLGNHDRREVFLEVFPEAATDENGFVQQVIDFADCRAVLLDTLFAPPYDYPMSHAGHLCERRLVWLDRQLGSAGDRPVLIFMHHPPHASGFAGIDMIRLINEEQFYGLVKRHGNVRHIFAGHVHRTISGSSRGIPFSIFKSPVHQQPMPFDIPDASLSVDEPAAYGIAVITADGVLVHTEDYEIARRDAVEA
- a CDS encoding proline racemase family protein, yielding MRWKRTIQLLDVHCEGEIGKVAIGGVPKIPGNTIAEQLNHINTVDDSLRRFLCLEPRSGSIGSVNLLVPPKRPEADAGFIILQADQAHAMSGSNSICVTTALLESGMIEMKEPETVVMLDTAAGLVKATATCRDGRCERVKLTMVPSFVQELDVEVDTPEWGRIKLDLCFGGVFYALVDVRQIGTTIDKANARRIVEAGMALKDIVNRALPVVHPEIPEIKGVAYVMFRDTEADGTVRTCTTMWPGRVDRSPCGTGSSANLATLHARGKVKPGDVLKSRSIIGSEFEVGLEAVTTVAGREAIIPTISGRGWTFGLHQVALDPFDPLADGFALTDTWGPQAGEIR